Genomic segment of Macaca nemestrina isolate mMacNem1 chromosome 3, mMacNem.hap1, whole genome shotgun sequence:
ttctttttaaaaatttaatttgtaaggcattaaattggacattattgccaccatttgaaaactgagcattaggagcaaaagaagcacaaataattggaaacagatccagctccttaaatttttttttaattaaaagtatatataatatataataatactcatatccccaaatataaagaatctcaacatattaataagaaaaggcaaataacccaaccaaaagtagcagaacaaggaaatgacaataaacctatatgtccaacatcattactcactaggaaatatgtatattaataccaaattgagaatcattacatatacaatacaatggttaaaatttaaaaacacaaaaaatatcaAGAGGTAGTTAATGTGTTAAGCAGCTCGAATACTCAACTTCTGTTTGGAGTGTAAATTGATGGAAGCTATGCACCCCTATAACATAACAATTTCCTAGCTGGggttattaatactatattaatattaatagttaatattaatgtgcttatttattaactattgaaatactcataatattttaacaaacaacaagatatacatatacactggttttgacatattaaacaggtgtttagtataaatttaaagtatgtctgatgtgaacagggcttcaactttgccaaacaaaggtaaagataaggaagccggggggttggaggcactggaaaatcctcttttaacagggcagaaggaaaagaaacagggaaagctcacaaaggtgaattagaagaatgtatctgtaatatttgttgaagcatttccataatacactgcatgtcagaatttcccttagaagaaggaagagctggctttttctcttctcccccttttgctacccccaccatcctctgttatcctggcacaaatgggctccatttcagattttttttttttttttttccaaatcctcaGATACCTTTACTCCTGTGGCTACATTATCACACTCTgaatcagtctcaagtaactctaatgtctgagtgatagagtcacacaaggtccacaattttagaggcataatatcccctaactggagagctctaagcagagtttttactacctgtaaccattctctgcgattcagctgcactttagtctgatactgaaaccagtaacaatgttgttcaacatgggcaaacaatcacttcaaagtctttttctttcacttctactcctatagacagcaATAGTCCTTGAAACAGCcgtaaatattctgaggccagagagatggaattccccataatgaaagcttaagaaggttccccttaacaatatcTGGGCCTTACCCGCCcctagggggttccccttcttgttctcccctactcacccgtgctgaccctgctcgctgcgccacttgttggggtccgtgccgggggtgatggagaatgaaagaacacacaaaagacaaagacacacagagaacatgacGGCCGCGCTCAGAGcatccgcctcactttatttatactccataaaccccacgtcagcagaaagaatgcaatgcaaaacaaactttcttttcccagatgtaaccttctactcagttctttgtttctatgatcttccttatctgcccgccttcttggcgcctatgggagttcattaaaagttcaattggagatactgtccttgagccccatctattctcagcatattgttttcaaaggcccctgcatctACATTTTCCATATTTGTACAATTTTTCTCAAGCATAAATGCTATCATGTGCTAAGAGATATGAGCATTGGTTAAAAGTTTTGCCAACACTTTTAATATTCCTAGGGGTTTTCTTCTGTAGGAATTATAAATAGTAAGATGTGACAAGCATTTGAAGGCTTTTCtacacttttcatatttttatggctTCTCACCAATACCATTTCTCTTATGTTTAGAACAGATTGAGTTGTGGTTAAAAGCTTTGTCAAATTTTTCACATATGtagagtttctctccagtatgaattatgaTTATAAAAGATTGAGGAAGACTTAAAAGCTCCCACATGctttacatttctaaaattttcctcCAGTATGAGTTCTCTTATGTTGAGGAAGGTTGGAATACTGCTTAAAAGTActcccacattctttacatttgtagggtttaTCTACAGTGagaattttcttatgtttattcaGGTGTGAGGACtatttaaaggctttgccacattatGTACAtacatagggtttctctccagtatgaatttttttattattacgcAGGTTTGCAAACActttaaaggctttgccacaatcttcacatttgtagggatTTTTTCCAGAGTGAATTCTCTTGTGTACATTAAGGGTTGAGGACCAATTAAAGGCTTTACCATATTCTCCAcgtgtagggtttctctccagtatggatTCTCTTATGTGTCATAAGGGTTGTGGACCTATTAAAGgatttgccacattcttcacatttgtggggtttctctcctgtatgaattctcttatgtttagCAAAGTCTGAGGATGTAGTAAAGACATTGCCACATTCTTCGCATGAGAAGGATTTCTCTCCAgcatgaattctcttatgttcaTTAAGGGATGAGGACCACTTAAAGGCTttaccacattcttcacatttgtaacaTTTTTGTCCAGAATGAATTCTCTTACGTAAATTAAGGGTTGAGGATTGGTTAAAAGCTTTACCACATTCTTCACATatgtatggtttctctccagtatgaattctcttgtgTTTAGTAAGGTGTGAGGACCGAGTAAAGCCTTTACCACATTCCTCacacttgtagggtttctctctggcatgaattctcttatgtttagTAAGAATTGAGGACCgattaaaggctttgccacattcttcataTGTGTAGGagttctctccagtatgaattcttttgTGTTGAGTTAGGTGTCAGAGCACGTGAAATGATTTGCCacattctttatatttaaagtttttctcttCAGTTTATCTTATGTTTGtttgaatttgaaaatttatgaaaaacTTCAACACATATATTACATTGAATTATTTTGCTCCGGGTAGTTAATAAGCATTGGTTAATTCCATTTTATAACCACCTTTCTGCACCTTACACTCATTCACACTTCTAcaagtttttcttaattttaaattctcATGTCCACATTTCTCATGTCCTTTTTGTATAAGTTTGTGGAATGAATCTTCTATGCCCTGCACTGTCCAAAGGTCTTGGGTGAAATGAGAACACAcagctgaaagaaataaaaataacaaattatcccaCTTACTAGATTCGTGTAAATATACTATAAAGGCCaagcgtggtgactcatgcctgtaattccagaagtTTCCAAGACCGAGGTGGACaaataacaaggtcaggagttcgagactagcctggccaacatggtgaaaccccatctgtattaaaaatacaaaaaaaaaatgtgctgggaatgatggtgcatgcctataatcccagctacttgggaggctgaggcaggaaaatcccttgaacccgggaggtagaggtttccatcagccgagatcacatcactgcactccaggcaagGTGACGgtgcgagaccccgtctcaatacataaataaacaagtaagtaaataaatatactttacaaatctaatatataaaattacaaatctaatatataaaattatacaaagtacATCAGtaagatgctcagtaaataccaCAGGACATAATTTCTTTACAGACACACATAACAAAAATACACTGACGAAAACACCTTTGTGTGAAATCTATAAATGAGTTAACTTTGTGCAATGCCTCAGGTAAGCACAATGCCAAAAGCCACATAAAACACGAAGAAAAAGTGTGTTACATTTACCCACTGCAGCTCTTCCTCCCCACAAATACAGCATTGTGCCCTTAGGAGTAAACTGCCAACACCTGGCTTAATAGAGGAAAAACAGTGACATACATAGTCCTTCTTCTGGCTTTTGGAAATTATTACAAAAACTGGTTTCTGTCTCCAATACTACAGGGTGCTGAAAGAAATGGTGGAGAGTCTGCTGAGATCAAAGGTAAATGTTTCATGAGCAGACAGCAGTGCTAAACACAGGGAACAGGTAGAGCAAGTGATTAGAGACCATAAGAAGAAACGAGTGAACTCTTTTAACTGAAGAATAAACACAGAATTCTAGACAAGACACATCCTTACAACATGTATGGGAGGCTCCCATAATCTCTATCAAAGACAACTGGTTTCAGACTATGTCAGGACAAGGCAACATTGTAAAGACTGTGACAAATAGCTTTTAGTTAATGTTCAAATAACAATGTTACAATGTAGGCAAAAAGGGCAACATGgcccaatttaaaaatttgaaaattttcagaaaacaactataaataatgaagatattcaaattttaaaattttaacctgAATAATGCTCAATGAGTGAAATAGAAACACATACAATTTATAAAATCGGAAAAATAAGAGTatcaatgaaaacattaaaaatataaaaaacaaaagtcatgaaggtgaaaaatacaacaataatgACTGAGtcattttcaaaagtaaaaaaaggaTGTAAAAACTGAAGATGCTCCACAAACTTATTAACTAGGATACACACAGAGATTTATGACAAGACACATATAAGCAAagtttcaaaag
This window contains:
- the LOC105483799 gene encoding LOW QUALITY PROTEIN: zinc finger protein 718 (The sequence of the model RefSeq protein was modified relative to this genomic sequence to represent the inferred CDS: inserted 4 bases in 2 codons; deleted 2 bases in 1 codon; substituted 3 bases at 3 genomic stop codons) yields the protein MYFQELLTFRDMAIEFSPEEWKCLDPSQQNLYRDVMLENRNLVSLGVTISNPDLVTCLEQRKELYNFKIHETAARPSAVCSHFTQDLWTVQGIEDSFHKLIQKGHEKCGHENLKLRKTCRSVNECKVQKGGYNGINQCLLTTRSKIIQCNICVEVFHKFSNSNKHKIXTEEKNFKYKECGKSFHVLXHLTQHKRIHTGENSYTYEECGKAFNRSSILTKHKRIHAREKPYKCEECGKGFTRSSHLTKHKRIHTGEKPYICEECGKAFNQSSTLNLRKRIHSGQKCYKCEECGKAFKWSSSLNEHKRIHAGEKSFSCEECGNVFTTSSDFAKHKRIHTGEKPHKCEECGKSFNRSTTLMTHKRIHTGEKPYTXGEYGKAFNWSSTLNVHKRIHSGKNPYKCEDCGKAFKVFANLRNNKKIHTGEKPYVCTXCGKAFKXSSHLNKHKKILTVDKPYKCKECGSTFKQYSNLPQHKRTHTGGKF